Proteins encoded together in one Quercus lobata isolate SW786 chromosome 3, ValleyOak3.0 Primary Assembly, whole genome shotgun sequence window:
- the LOC115982150 gene encoding anthranilate synthase beta subunit 2, chloroplastic-like, with protein sequence MASALSHSQLSLVQLKPSLFLTPKTVHKQNPCLFAHHNHQNQNQLSITTLPLKTRNGLVPKPKASLSSVPVQSNASSPISTKKSDSPIIVIDNYDSFTYNLCQYMGELGCFFEVYRNDEITVEELKRMNPRGILISPGPGTPQDSGISLQTVLELGPIVPVFGVCMGLQCIGEAFGGKVVRSPSGVMHGKSSLVYYDEKEEDSLFAGLSNPFVAGRYHSLVIEKESFPDDELVITAWTEDGLVMAARHKKYKHLQGVQFHPESIISTEGKTIVRNFVKQIERREAESQN encoded by the exons ATGGCTTCTGCTCTATCGCATTCTCAACTCTCTTTGGTTCAACTTAAACCCTCACTCTTCTTAACCCCCAAAACCGTTCATAAACAAAACCCTTGCCTTTTTGCCCACCACAACCATCAGAACCAGAACCAATTGTCTATAACTACTCTACCTCTCAAAACAAGAAATGGGTTGGTCCCAAAACCAAAAGCTTCATTGAGTTCTGTCCCTGTCCAATCCAATGCCAGTTCTCCTATTTCCACCAAAAAATCCGACAGCCCAATTATCGTCATTGACAATTATGACAGTTTCACCTACAATCTCTGCCAG TATATGGGAGAGTTAGGATGTTTCTTTGAAGTTTACCGGAATGATGAGATTACAGTGGAGGAGTTGAAAAG GATGAATCCAAGAGGAATCTTGATATCCCCAGGGCCCG GTACACCCCAGGATTCTGGGATATCATTGCAAACCGTACTGGAACTTGGACCTATTGTACCTGTATTTGGTGTGTGTATGGGTTTGCAATGCATTGGAGAGGCTTTTGGCG GGAAAGTTGTGCGTTCGCCTTCTGGTGTCATGCATGGAAAGAGTTCTCTTGTGTATTATGATGAGAAGGAGGAAGACAGCTTGTTTGCTGGGTTATCAAA CCCATTCGTTGCTGGTAGATATCACAGCCTTGTGATTGAGAAGGAAAGTTTTCCTGATGATGAACTTGTGATTACAGCATGGACAGAGGATGGACTGGTAATGGCTGCTCGTCATAAGAAATATAAGCACCTGCAG GGGGTTCAGTTCCATCCTGAAAGCATTATAAGCACTGAAGGCAAGACGATTGTCCGCAATTTTGTTAAACAGATAGAAAGAAGAGAAGCTGAATCCCAGAATTGA